Proteins encoded within one genomic window of Couchioplanes caeruleus:
- a CDS encoding PPOX class F420-dependent oxidoreductase has translation MPTLEQLGTEKYVLLTTFRRDGRAVATPLWVVPDGSGLAFWTPKGTGKLKRIRNSGRVTVAACDLRGNPAGEAIEATARIGGEADRVRVGEALKRKYGLMGYLTLLGSRLRRGLHGTTTILVS, from the coding sequence ATGCCGACGCTGGAGCAACTCGGTACCGAGAAGTACGTCCTCCTGACCACCTTCCGGCGCGACGGCCGGGCCGTGGCGACGCCGCTCTGGGTGGTCCCCGACGGCTCGGGGCTGGCCTTCTGGACGCCGAAGGGCACCGGAAAGCTCAAGCGCATCCGCAACTCCGGCCGCGTCACGGTCGCCGCCTGCGACCTGCGCGGCAACCCGGCGGGCGAGGCGATCGAGGCGACCGCGCGCATCGGCGGCGAGGCCGATCGGGTACGGGTCGGCGAGGCCCTCAAGCGCAAGTACGGCCTGATGGGCTACCTGACCCTGCTGGGCAGCCGGCTGCGCCGCGGCCTGCACGGCACGACGACCATCCTGGTGTCCTGA
- a CDS encoding mechanosensitive ion channel family protein, giving the protein MRTLPRRVDFTFVIDDGPDPVLQDSPTDVRESATMVLASGSLGDLVNWLRSSGLEIVLFITGSVLLARYVRWMAYRITRRIDVTSSAGDGLVRSENAKHSHVLTQVITWSMIVLIYCVTVISVISRLGVPITGLVAPAAVVGVAVGFGAQRLVQDILAGLFIIVERQYGFGDVVRISALGKEDGISGTVEEVSLRVTRLRTVSGEVVIVANGQIVQVTNMSRDWARAIVDVPVPWSADINLVREILHRVSEEVTVDDDLGKLLLDAPSVVGVERMELDTLHVRVVARTLPGKQFEVGRELRERVAVAFLAENIAVAPGLGTAEPMGMS; this is encoded by the coding sequence TTGCGCACCCTGCCTAGACGCGTCGACTTCACCTTCGTCATCGACGACGGACCCGATCCCGTGCTGCAGGACTCTCCAACAGACGTGCGAGAATCAGCAACCATGGTCTTGGCAAGCGGTTCCCTTGGCGACCTTGTGAACTGGCTCCGTAGTAGCGGGCTAGAGATCGTCTTGTTCATCACCGGTTCGGTCCTTTTAGCCCGATATGTACGGTGGATGGCGTACCGGATCACTCGTCGCATCGACGTGACATCGTCGGCCGGCGACGGGCTAGTACGTTCTGAGAACGCCAAGCATAGCCACGTGCTTACACAGGTCATCACGTGGTCGATGATTGTGCTGATCTATTGCGTCACGGTGATCAGCGTAATCAGTAGGCTCGGCGTGCCCATTACCGGACTCGTGGCTCCCGCGGCAGTGGTCGGTGTAGCAGTAGGCTTCGGCGCGCAGCGGCTAGTACAGGACATTCTGGCTGGCCTTTTCATCATCGTCGAACGCCAGTACGGTTTTGGCGATGTCGTCCGGATCTCTGCGTTGGGTAAAGAAGACGGAATTTCCGGAACTGTCGAGGAAGTCAGCCTTCGAGTCACACGGCTCCGCACGGTCAGCGGCGAGGTGGTAATAGTAGCAAACGGGCAAATTGTGCAGGTAACCAATATGTCGAGAGACTGGGCCCGGGCGATCGTTGATGTTCCGGTGCCGTGGAGTGCAGATATCAATCTAGTTCGAGAAATTCTGCACCGGGTCAGCGAAGAGGTCACCGTCGATGACGATCTCGGTAAGCTGCTCTTGGATGCGCCGTCCGTAGTGGGTGTGGAGCGAATGGAGTTGGATACCTTGCATGTACGTGTGGTGGCTCGTACCTTGCCCGGCAAACAGTTCGAGGTTGGGCGAGAGTTGCGCGAACGAGTCGCCGTGGCCTTTCTGGCCGAGAATATCGCGGTCGCCCCGGGACTAGGCACTGCCGAGCCGATGGGAATGTCCTAA
- a CDS encoding PrsW family intramembrane metalloprotease, protein MTAESRLRSARSAPVQPGAEPDLGLLRRPAFWIVIAVVLAGAARTSLIAARFAQAYPLALITATALFALLAVPFWFIVSELDFLEREPPALLILAFAWGALVSTAVSIPGSAALDDLMAKLGSPHLAADWGAALAGPTVEEIAKALGVVAIVLVARAQVNSVLDGVVYGAMVGLGFQIVEDIVYAMGAVALAGRGDHVEPVVTTFLLRGFVSGVWSHTLFGALAGAGIGYLVVRADRLARVRIGVAMLGVLGAWASHVLWNSPLLRDGLGNGAVALLAVLVLKGLPPLLLTWLLVRSAHDREADYYTAQLATLDDPELVTPAELDALRSGSRRASARWHARVRAGLRAWAAVRRLQRAQARLAVEISRGTPDLSRRCQEVRRHRRTLAGLGHPEAVVPAGKGPWRRTASAAFSTALAVAVLWAAVSTLGGR, encoded by the coding sequence ATGACCGCGGAGTCCCGGTTGCGCAGCGCCCGGTCCGCGCCCGTGCAGCCCGGTGCCGAGCCGGACCTCGGCCTGCTGCGCCGGCCCGCCTTCTGGATCGTGATCGCCGTCGTCCTGGCCGGCGCCGCCCGGACGTCCCTGATCGCGGCGCGATTCGCGCAGGCGTACCCGCTCGCCCTGATCACCGCGACGGCGCTCTTCGCCCTGCTCGCCGTGCCGTTCTGGTTCATCGTCTCCGAGCTCGACTTCCTCGAAAGGGAGCCGCCCGCCCTGCTGATCCTCGCCTTCGCCTGGGGCGCGCTGGTGTCGACGGCCGTCTCGATCCCGGGCAGCGCCGCGCTCGACGACCTGATGGCCAAGCTCGGCTCGCCCCACCTCGCCGCCGACTGGGGCGCCGCGCTGGCCGGCCCCACGGTCGAGGAGATCGCCAAGGCGCTCGGCGTGGTCGCCATCGTGCTCGTCGCCCGGGCACAGGTGAACAGCGTGCTGGACGGCGTCGTCTACGGCGCGATGGTCGGTCTCGGCTTCCAGATCGTCGAGGACATCGTGTATGCGATGGGCGCGGTCGCCCTGGCCGGCCGCGGCGACCACGTCGAGCCGGTCGTCACCACGTTCCTGCTGCGCGGTTTCGTGTCCGGGGTGTGGAGTCACACCCTCTTCGGTGCGCTGGCCGGTGCGGGCATCGGATATCTCGTCGTGCGCGCCGACCGGCTCGCGCGGGTCCGGATCGGCGTGGCCATGCTCGGCGTGCTGGGCGCCTGGGCGTCGCACGTGCTGTGGAACTCGCCGCTGCTGCGCGACGGGCTCGGCAACGGCGCCGTGGCGCTGCTGGCCGTACTCGTGCTCAAGGGTCTGCCGCCGTTGCTGTTGACCTGGCTCCTCGTGCGGTCCGCGCACGACCGCGAGGCGGACTACTACACCGCGCAGTTGGCGACGCTCGACGATCCCGAGCTCGTCACGCCCGCCGAGCTCGACGCCCTCCGGTCGGGGTCGCGGCGGGCCAGCGCACGGTGGCACGCCCGGGTCCGTGCCGGGTTGCGCGCCTGGGCCGCCGTACGCCGCCTGCAGCGCGCGCAGGCCCGGCTGGCGGTCGAGATCAGCCGCGGTACGCCGGATCTGAGCCGCCGGTGCCAGGAGGTCCGCCGGCACCGCCGCACGCTCGCCGGACTCGGCCATCCGGAGGCGGTCGTCCCGGCCGGCAAGGGGCCGTGGCGACGTACGGCCTCGGCCGCCTTCTCCACCGCCCTCGCCGTCGCCGTCCTCTGGGCCGCCGTCAGCACCCTGGGCGGGCGATGA
- a CDS encoding SGNH/GDSL hydrolase family protein, which produces MGVLGQSWSGARRMGVMAMTGVLAAGLTTSAGSPRVASAEPARPALASVGAPRTNAVELLRVMPLGDSITKGTGAPSGNSYRKALADRLLKGGVQINFVGSQRNGVGSDNNHEGHGGWNIDELSAQLDGWLAAARPDVVLMHVGTNSVKEGHNPNAIARKLSAMIDKVRAARPEAYIFVAQIAMSRVPREAADGRVYNGLIPKLVAEKRDDRIKVVDQSSVSGIDLHDLRHPNEFGYSKMAWNWYRAMAPVLGASGFTGNNPYRMQNTVRCLLRKVNVGGRSDHHTECRTWRLRTTTVQVNGVNRRVRAWLTLRDVPQTYRVRVDGKLETRTRVVRRWTGPGNLLDV; this is translated from the coding sequence GTGGGAGTCCTGGGGCAGAGCTGGTCCGGCGCCCGCCGGATGGGCGTCATGGCCATGACGGGCGTGCTCGCCGCGGGCCTGACGACGAGCGCCGGATCGCCGCGGGTTGCCTCCGCCGAGCCGGCGCGCCCCGCGCTCGCGAGCGTCGGCGCGCCTCGGACGAATGCCGTCGAGCTCCTCCGGGTCATGCCGCTCGGCGACTCGATCACCAAGGGCACCGGTGCACCGTCGGGCAACTCGTACCGGAAGGCGCTGGCGGATCGGCTGCTCAAGGGCGGAGTGCAGATCAACTTCGTGGGCTCTCAGCGCAACGGCGTCGGCTCCGACAACAACCACGAGGGCCACGGCGGCTGGAACATCGACGAGCTGTCGGCTCAGCTCGACGGCTGGCTGGCCGCCGCCCGCCCGGACGTGGTGCTGATGCATGTCGGCACCAACAGCGTCAAAGAGGGCCACAACCCGAACGCCATCGCCCGCAAGCTCTCCGCGATGATCGACAAGGTCCGCGCGGCCCGACCGGAGGCGTACATCTTCGTCGCCCAGATCGCCATGTCGCGCGTGCCCCGCGAGGCCGCCGACGGCCGGGTCTACAACGGTCTGATTCCCAAGCTCGTGGCGGAGAAGCGGGACGACCGGATCAAGGTCGTCGACCAGTCCTCGGTCAGCGGCATCGACCTGCACGACCTGCGCCACCCGAATGAGTTCGGCTACTCGAAGATGGCCTGGAACTGGTACCGGGCCATGGCGCCCGTCCTCGGCGCCTCGGGCTTCACCGGGAACAACCCGTACAGGATGCAGAACACGGTCCGCTGCCTGCTCCGGAAGGTGAACGTCGGCGGCAGGTCGGACCACCACACCGAGTGCCGCACCTGGCGGCTGCGCACCACCACGGTGCAGGTCAACGGCGTCAACCGCCGGGTCCGCGCCTGGCTGACGCTGCGGGACGTCCCGCAGACCTATCGCGTACGGGTGGACGGCAAGCTCGAGACCCGCACCCGCGTGGTCCGACGCTGGACCGGGCCGGGCAACCTGCTCGACGTCTGA
- a CDS encoding GntR family transcriptional regulator: MESARISGAGYREIAETLRDSINSGELAPGTQLPAEMEVCRRWGVSRVTARRALASLEADGLADSIQGRGRFVKGPEGTRTTGSRAEAIAAEIRGDVTAGRLSPGDRIASEAALSERHGVARGTAREALLILDREGLTTVVAGRGRFVAAPDEQLLDNRAEEIARDLRTQIATQQLAPGDSLAGEGELASVYGAARGTVRRALEMLELEGIVNRVPGRSRVVADVKETQ, from the coding sequence GTGGAGAGCGCACGAATCTCAGGTGCCGGGTATCGCGAGATTGCCGAGACACTCCGGGACTCGATCAACAGCGGCGAGCTTGCTCCGGGTACGCAGCTTCCGGCCGAGATGGAGGTGTGTCGGCGCTGGGGCGTGTCTCGTGTGACGGCCCGCAGAGCGCTCGCCTCACTTGAGGCCGACGGCCTGGCGGACTCAATTCAAGGCCGCGGCCGGTTCGTGAAAGGCCCCGAGGGCACCAGAACGACCGGGAGTCGCGCAGAGGCCATCGCCGCAGAGATCCGCGGCGATGTCACTGCGGGACGCTTGTCACCCGGGGACCGGATCGCCAGCGAGGCCGCCCTCAGCGAGCGCCATGGCGTCGCACGCGGTACCGCTCGTGAGGCATTACTCATCCTCGACCGCGAGGGGTTGACCACGGTTGTCGCAGGCCGGGGGCGGTTCGTTGCAGCGCCCGATGAGCAGCTCCTCGACAATCGTGCAGAGGAAATCGCACGCGATCTACGTACGCAAATCGCCACCCAGCAGCTAGCACCAGGTGACTCTCTCGCTGGCGAGGGAGAGCTTGCGAGCGTATATGGCGCTGCTCGCGGCACGGTCAGGCGAGCGCTTGAGATGCTTGAGCTTGAAGGCATTGTGAATCGGGTTCCCGGCCGGAGCCGCGTCGTTGCCGACGTCAAGGAAACTCAGTGA
- a CDS encoding STAS domain-containing protein: MDRDVSYRIARDAGAVRLAGEFDINARDELRTTLLQAIDEDGAAAIVVDFGGVTFLDSEAMGALIDGFVAGRAAGVKLSIVNAHGLVHRVLEVSGVLELFE; encoded by the coding sequence ATGGACCGCGACGTCAGCTATCGGATCGCCCGGGACGCGGGTGCCGTCCGGCTGGCCGGCGAGTTCGACATCAACGCCCGGGACGAGCTGCGGACCACGCTTCTGCAGGCCATCGACGAGGACGGCGCGGCGGCGATCGTGGTCGACTTCGGCGGGGTCACCTTCCTCGACAGTGAGGCCATGGGCGCGCTCATCGACGGGTTCGTCGCCGGGCGGGCCGCCGGAGTGAAGCTGTCGATCGTCAACGCCCACGGGCTCGTCCACCGCGTGCTCGAGGTGTCCGGGGTCCTCGAGCTGTTCGAATAG
- a CDS encoding class I SAM-dependent methyltransferase, which translates to MDQPTLGDVFGEMIRDAYAVRTGIGPRPLAGGRVPRPVIEIIERDDGLINGAPADHYLAEPGEWQPHDVRALRLCRGAVLDVGCGAGRTALALQRRGMAVTGLDTSPGAIEVARLRGLRDTVTATVDDYARAPARYDTFLLLGNNLGLLEGPGRAPAFLAALAALARPGARIVAQGTDPYGTTDPVHAGYHRRNRERGRIGGQLRLRLRYRLLATDWFDYLNCSVDELEELLRGTAWRLKSVDTQDRPYYLAVMELHT; encoded by the coding sequence ATGGATCAGCCGACGCTCGGGGACGTGTTCGGAGAGATGATCCGGGACGCGTACGCGGTGCGCACCGGGATCGGGCCACGGCCGCTGGCCGGCGGGCGGGTGCCGCGGCCGGTCATCGAGATCATCGAGCGCGACGACGGCCTGATCAACGGTGCGCCCGCCGACCACTACCTCGCCGAGCCCGGCGAGTGGCAGCCGCATGACGTCCGCGCCCTGCGACTCTGCCGCGGTGCGGTGCTCGACGTCGGCTGCGGCGCCGGGCGTACGGCGCTCGCACTGCAGCGCCGCGGCATGGCCGTGACCGGGCTGGACACGTCACCGGGTGCCATCGAGGTCGCCCGTCTCCGAGGGCTGCGGGACACCGTCACCGCCACGGTCGACGACTATGCCCGGGCGCCGGCCCGCTACGACACCTTCCTGCTGCTGGGCAACAACCTCGGCCTGCTGGAGGGGCCCGGGCGCGCGCCGGCCTTCCTCGCCGCGCTCGCCGCGCTGGCCCGGCCGGGTGCCCGGATCGTCGCGCAGGGCACCGACCCGTACGGAACGACCGATCCGGTGCACGCCGGCTACCACCGGCGCAACCGGGAGCGGGGTCGCATCGGCGGCCAGCTCCGGCTCCGGCTGCGGTACCGGCTGCTGGCCACCGACTGGTTCGACTATCTGAACTGCTCCGTCGACGAGCTGGAGGAGTTGCTGCGCGGCACCGCCTGGCGGCTCAAATCCGTCGACACCCAGGACCGGCCTTACTACCTTGCGGTCATGGAGTTGCACACGTGA
- a CDS encoding ATP-binding protein, translated as MAFISAQSPPRTIEIQRWVLDSPTQLRTLRASLHKAITGQVLAEGEALDEVPEKVVLVATELATNALRHGLPPTIVRLGRAGDRFVLDVADHSPDAPPEYQAGRPLGHGGLGLQFAKQFSLEIGWYVEDDTKHVWAEFPVPA; from the coding sequence ATGGCCTTCATCAGCGCGCAGTCTCCGCCCCGGACGATCGAGATCCAGCGGTGGGTGCTGGACAGTCCCACGCAGTTGAGGACCCTGCGGGCTTCCCTGCACAAGGCCATCACCGGGCAGGTCCTCGCGGAGGGCGAAGCCCTCGACGAGGTTCCCGAGAAGGTCGTCCTGGTCGCCACCGAGCTGGCCACCAACGCCCTGCGGCACGGGTTGCCGCCGACGATCGTGCGGCTCGGGCGGGCCGGGGACCGGTTCGTGCTGGACGTCGCCGATCACTCGCCGGACGCGCCGCCTGAATACCAGGCGGGCCGTCCGCTCGGGCACGGCGGGTTAGGGCTCCAATTCGCCAAGCAGTTCTCGCTCGAGATCGGCTGGTACGTCGAGGACGACACCAAACACGTCTGGGCCGAGTTCCCGGTCCCTGCCTGA
- a CDS encoding RNA 2'-phosphotransferase yields MTTLTREQVRLSKRLSMLLRHRPEAAGLTLDANGWVPVADLLAALSIARADLDVVVAGNDKARFAIAAGTDGVERIRANQGHSRRVDIDLGLPPAEPPALLFHGTPRENLPSIMKDGLRPRSRHHVHLSPDVPTALIVGRRRSADVAILQVEAAAMTTEGHVFHRSDNGVWLTAAVPAGFIRERSA; encoded by the coding sequence GTGACCACACTGACCCGAGAGCAGGTACGACTCAGCAAACGCCTGTCCATGCTGCTGCGCCACCGGCCCGAGGCGGCCGGTCTCACCCTGGACGCGAACGGCTGGGTGCCGGTCGCCGACCTGCTGGCCGCCCTGTCCATCGCCCGCGCCGACCTCGATGTGGTCGTCGCCGGCAACGACAAGGCCCGCTTCGCGATCGCCGCCGGCACCGACGGGGTCGAGCGGATCCGCGCGAACCAGGGGCACTCCCGGCGGGTGGACATCGACCTCGGCCTGCCGCCGGCGGAGCCGCCCGCGCTCCTGTTCCACGGCACGCCCCGGGAGAACCTGCCGTCGATCATGAAGGACGGGCTGCGGCCGCGGAGCCGCCATCACGTCCATCTCTCGCCGGACGTGCCGACCGCGCTCATCGTCGGGCGCCGCAGGTCGGCGGACGTGGCGATCCTTCAGGTCGAAGCCGCTGCGATGACGACGGAGGGCCACGTCTTCCACCGCAGCGACAACGGTGTCTGGCTCACCGCCGCCGTACCCGCGGGGTTTATCCGCGAACGATCCGCATAA
- a CDS encoding phosphotransferase family protein — protein sequence MTDRTPFSAESAGEVLKDACSAIGADATTAKLLRLGENAIFILDTPAVVVRIARGPRYAADAEKEVRVASWLAQNGISAARLFSTPQPINVDGHPVTFWEVVPDSGSKVQAGELGSVLRAVHACPVPTQLDLPALNIFGRVEGRIDAASGIGGAVLTFLRKRLHDLVDAYEQLVFNGEPVALHGDAHVKNLIRTPEGEAVLIDFEGFCLGPREVDLAVTATEYEIGWHSDRDYENFCSTYGMDVRSRPGFQILRDVNLLKMTTWLMQNVQESREVADEFERRLEALRCPAKLAGLAWQPF from the coding sequence GTGACCGACCGAACGCCGTTCAGTGCCGAATCAGCCGGAGAAGTCCTCAAGGATGCCTGCTCTGCAATCGGTGCAGACGCCACCACTGCGAAGCTCCTGCGCCTCGGTGAAAACGCCATTTTCATCCTCGACACCCCGGCGGTTGTCGTACGCATCGCCCGTGGACCGCGCTACGCGGCCGACGCGGAAAAAGAGGTTCGAGTAGCGAGTTGGCTGGCGCAAAACGGCATCAGCGCCGCTCGCCTGTTCTCCACCCCGCAACCCATCAACGTGGACGGTCATCCGGTCACGTTCTGGGAGGTCGTGCCAGATTCAGGCAGTAAAGTCCAGGCGGGCGAACTCGGTTCGGTGTTACGAGCGGTTCACGCGTGCCCGGTTCCAACTCAACTCGACCTTCCCGCCCTCAACATCTTTGGCCGGGTAGAGGGACGCATCGATGCTGCTAGCGGGATAGGCGGCGCCGTCCTGACGTTCTTGCGCAAGCGGTTGCACGACCTGGTGGATGCCTACGAACAGCTTGTATTCAATGGCGAGCCGGTCGCGTTGCACGGCGATGCGCACGTCAAGAACCTTATCCGTACGCCGGAGGGCGAGGCTGTCCTCATCGACTTCGAGGGGTTCTGTCTAGGCCCTCGCGAGGTTGATCTGGCAGTTACTGCTACTGAATACGAGATCGGTTGGCACAGCGACCGCGATTACGAGAACTTTTGCTCGACATATGGCATGGACGTTCGCTCGCGGCCCGGGTTCCAGATCCTTCGCGATGTCAATCTGCTCAAGATGACCACGTGGCTCATGCAGAATGTGCAGGAGTCACGCGAAGTCGCGGACGAGTTCGAACGGCGCCTTGAGGCGTTGCGATGTCCAGCCAAACTAGCTGGCTTGGCCTGGCAGCCGTTCTGA
- a CDS encoding DUF2786 domain-containing protein, with product MTEDPLLSRVRKLLAKAEDPACTPPEAEAFMAKAAELIAKYGIDRALLAGADPALDPVGDRVVAVEPPYSRDKAALLGAVALALRCKAVHLERRGTARVHLFGHGADLERVELLFTSLLVQAAHGLAAAEVPGHDHPAAFRRSWLAGFTEAIRARLTAAEQAAVASAPGAELVLVDRTELVERRRDETYPRLARPGPRRLSGTGRRQGYAAGRSADLAGARGLRNS from the coding sequence ATGACCGAGGATCCCCTTCTTTCCCGCGTCCGCAAGCTGCTCGCCAAGGCCGAGGATCCGGCCTGCACGCCGCCGGAGGCCGAGGCGTTCATGGCGAAGGCCGCCGAGCTCATCGCCAAGTACGGCATCGACCGGGCGCTGCTCGCCGGCGCCGATCCGGCACTCGACCCGGTCGGTGACCGGGTGGTGGCGGTGGAGCCGCCGTACTCCCGGGACAAGGCCGCGCTGCTCGGAGCCGTCGCCCTCGCGCTGCGCTGCAAGGCCGTTCATCTGGAGCGGCGCGGCACCGCCCGGGTGCATCTTTTCGGGCACGGCGCCGACTTGGAACGGGTGGAACTGCTCTTCACCTCGTTGCTGGTCCAGGCGGCCCACGGGCTGGCCGCGGCCGAGGTGCCCGGACACGACCACCCCGCGGCGTTCCGGCGATCCTGGCTGGCGGGCTTCACCGAGGCGATCCGGGCCCGGCTCACCGCCGCGGAACAGGCGGCGGTCGCCTCGGCGCCGGGCGCCGAGTTGGTCCTGGTCGACCGCACCGAGCTGGTCGAGCGCCGCCGCGACGAGACGTATCCGAGGCTCGCCCGGCCGGGTCCCCGCCGGCTGTCCGGGACCGGCCGGCGGCAGGGCTACGCCGCCGGCCGGTCCGCGGACCTGGCCGGCGCTAGAGGCCTTCGCAATTCTTGA
- a CDS encoding hotdog fold thioesterase, with protein sequence MNGLHGALAERMGIQITEATPERVVATMPVDGNTQPFGLLHGGASCVLAETLGSVGAVLHGATVDRPFAVGVDINATHHKAVRSGVVTGVATPVHRGRTAVTYEIVITDEDGDRACTARLTCLLRGA encoded by the coding sequence ATGAACGGGCTGCACGGCGCCCTGGCCGAGCGGATGGGCATCCAGATCACCGAGGCGACTCCGGAGCGCGTCGTCGCCACCATGCCGGTCGACGGCAACACCCAGCCGTTCGGGCTGCTGCACGGCGGCGCCTCGTGCGTGCTGGCGGAAACACTCGGATCGGTCGGAGCGGTCCTGCACGGCGCGACCGTCGACCGTCCGTTCGCCGTCGGGGTGGACATCAACGCCACGCACCACAAGGCCGTGCGCTCCGGGGTCGTCACCGGCGTCGCCACTCCGGTGCACCGGGGCCGGACGGCGGTCACCTACGAGATCGTCATCACCGACGAGGACGGCGACCGGGCCTGCACCGCCCGGCTCACCTGCCTTTTGCGGGGCGCTTGA